One segment of Thermodesulfovibrio sp. 3907-1M DNA contains the following:
- the hisG gene encoding ATP phosphoribosyltransferase: protein MEEKVLKLGLPKGSLQETTLKLFKKAGYHIHVSHRSYYPVIDDEEISAMLLRAQEVPVYVEKGYLDCGLTGYDWILEQNVDVIEVAELRYAKEGFRPVRWVIAVPEDSPIKTVEDLQNKRIATELVGYTKRYLKSKGIKAEVYFSWGATEVKPPYLADAIVDLTETGASLKANKLRVIETILESTTRFIANKNAWKDPWKKKKMQDIAMLLQGALLAEEKVGLKMNVPKDSLKKVLSLLNSLHSPTISQLYDENWYAVEVIINEKRVRELLPKLKEAGASGFVEYPLNKVIP, encoded by the coding sequence ATGGAAGAGAAAGTATTAAAACTCGGATTGCCAAAAGGAAGTCTACAGGAGACTACATTGAAGCTATTTAAAAAAGCAGGATACCACATACATGTTTCCCATAGATCATATTATCCAGTAATTGATGATGAGGAAATATCAGCCATGCTTCTCAGGGCTCAGGAAGTGCCAGTTTATGTTGAAAAAGGGTATCTTGATTGCGGACTTACTGGATATGACTGGATTCTTGAACAGAATGTAGATGTAATAGAGGTTGCAGAACTTAGATACGCAAAAGAAGGATTCAGACCAGTTCGGTGGGTTATAGCAGTTCCAGAAGACTCTCCAATAAAAACTGTTGAAGATTTGCAGAATAAAAGAATTGCCACTGAGCTTGTGGGATATACAAAGAGATACTTAAAATCCAAAGGAATTAAAGCTGAGGTTTACTTTTCATGGGGTGCCACAGAGGTCAAGCCTCCTTATCTTGCTGATGCAATAGTTGATTTAACTGAAACAGGTGCCTCTTTAAAGGCAAATAAATTACGCGTTATTGAAACAATTCTTGAGTCAACCACCCGTTTTATTGCCAATAAGAATGCGTGGAAAGACCCATGGAAAAAGAAAAAAATGCAGGATATAGCAATGCTTCTTCAGGGTGCTTTACTGGCTGAAGAAAAAGTGGGACTTAAAATGAATGTTCCGAAAGACTCCCTCAAAAAAGTACTCAGCTTGCTTAATTCTCTGCATTCTCCTACAATTTCCCAGCTTTATGATGAAAACTGGTATGCAGTAGAGGTTATAATAAATGAAAAAAGAGTGAGAGAGCTTTTACCAAAGCTTAAAGAGGCAGGTGCTTCAGGATTTGTTGAGTATCCATTGAATAAAGTAATTCCATGA